From the genome of Mugil cephalus isolate CIBA_MC_2020 chromosome 2, CIBA_Mcephalus_1.1, whole genome shotgun sequence, one region includes:
- the rhbdd2 gene encoding rhomboid domain-containing protein 2, with the protein MSVIKHFKMILSAFKDFAPVLTSGVLTVAFVSCIFFVIQIYFNLTRGVFSVGASVFQHGHIHRLFMYPLYHKTFDQLVLNITALVFLSGSLEKGVGTVRFLLFFLLLSTTTGLFYSFLDLLQNDYIQGHTEGLVPVTLACVALTTMHTKMNKSFLCGFSFPSMALPWVFLIITSALIPHSVLPFNIIGILTGWMYGRGWFSILHMSEARAGAVEKMMPFRLLRSITTVVFVPASTEEKRKILLPKINLTPASYPVQIYAPLSSMNTADITAKMHEGWPHSAISFSSSTPLPNIHGHGQNFTSQTISNVQP; encoded by the coding sequence ATGTCAGTAATTAAGCACTTCAAGATGATCTTGAGTGCTTTCAAAGATTTTGCCCCTGTTCTCACAAGCGGGGTTCTCACAGTGGCGTTCGTATCGTGCATTTTCTTTGTTATCCAAATATATTTCAACTTAACCCGAGGCGTATTCAGCGTTGGAGCCAGTGTTTTTCAACATGGACACATCCACAGACTCTTCATGTATCCCCTTTACCACAAAACCTTTGATCAGCTTGTGTTGAACATCACAGCCCTAGTGTTTCTCAGTGGCAGTTTGGAGAAAGGTGTTGGCACAGTCCGTTTCCTGTTGTTCTTCCTTCTactctccaccaccacaggtttgttttacagtttccTGGATCTCCTGCAGAATGATTATATCCAAGGTCATACAGAGGGTTTGGTTCCTGTCACGCTGGCCTGTGTGGCTCTAACTACcatgcacacaaaaatgaacaaaagtttCTTGTGTGGATTCAGTTTCCCCTCCATGGCTCTTCCTTGGGTGTTCCTCATAATAACTAGTGCTCTCATCCCCCACAGTGTACTGCCCTTTAATATCATAGGCATTCTGACTGGGTGGATGTATGGTAGGGGGTGGTTTTCCATTCTGCACATGTCTGAGGCCAGAGCTGGAGCTGTGGAGAAAATGATGCCTTTCAGGTTGTTGAGGAGCATTACCACAGTTGTGTTTGTTCCTGCTTccacagaggagaagaggaagatcCTCCTTCCAAAAATCAACCTCACCCCTGCATCTTACCCAGTCCAGATTTATGCCCCATTGTCCAGCATGAACACTGCTGATATCACAGCTAAGATGCATGAAGGTTGGCCACACTCAGCTATTTCCTTTTCCAGTTCCACACCACTTCCTAATATTCATGGACATGGACAAAACTTCACGTCACAGACAATATCCAATGTTCAACCATAA
- the chic2 gene encoding cysteine-rich hydrophobic domain-containing protein 2 isoform X1, with amino-acid sequence MMEDFDEIYEEEEEEEEDEDRAAEEQLLKYAPDPVVVRGSGHVTVFGLSNKFESEFPSALTGKVAPEEFKASINRVNSCLRKTLPVNVRWLLCGCLCCCCTLGFSLWPVICLSKRTRRSIEKLLEWENSRLYHKLCLHWKLSRRKCETNNMMEYPCLQIQQTHTCFWSEPTESWPE; translated from the exons ATGATGGAGGACTTTGATGAGATctacgaagaggaggaggaggaagaagaggacgaggacagGGCCGCggaggaacagctcctcaaataCGCACCGGACCCGGTGGTGGTGCGAGGGTCCGGTCATGTCACTGT GTTTGGTCTTAGTAACAAGTTTGAGTCAGAATTCCCTTCAGCTCTTACGGGAAAG GTCGCACCAGAGGAGTTCAAAGCCAGTATAAATCGTGTAAACAGCTGTCTGAGGAAGACTCTGCCAGTGAATGTGCGGTGGCTCCTTTGTGGCTGCCTGTGCTGCTGTTGCACATTGGGCTTCAGTTTGTGGCCTGTCATCTGCCTCAGCAAAAGG ACAAGAAGATCTATAGAGAAACTTTTGGAGTGGGAGAACAGCAGACTTTACCATAAG TTGTGTTTGCACTGGAAGCTAAGTAGGAGGAAGTGTGAAACCAACAACATGATGGAATAT CCTTGTTTACAAatccagcagacacacacttgtTTTTGGAGTGAACCCACTGAGTCTTGGCCTGAATGA
- the chic2 gene encoding cysteine-rich hydrophobic domain-containing protein 2 isoform X3 — protein MSLCTLLARVAGNERFGLSNKFESEFPSALTGKVAPEEFKASINRVNSCLRKTLPVNVRWLLCGCLCCCCTLGFSLWPVICLSKRTRRSIEKLLEWENSRLYHKLCLHWKLSRRKCETNNMMEYPCLQIQQTHTCFWSEPTESWPE, from the exons ATGTCACTGTGTACGTTACTGGCGAGGGTCGCGGGGAACGAAAG GTTTGGTCTTAGTAACAAGTTTGAGTCAGAATTCCCTTCAGCTCTTACGGGAAAG GTCGCACCAGAGGAGTTCAAAGCCAGTATAAATCGTGTAAACAGCTGTCTGAGGAAGACTCTGCCAGTGAATGTGCGGTGGCTCCTTTGTGGCTGCCTGTGCTGCTGTTGCACATTGGGCTTCAGTTTGTGGCCTGTCATCTGCCTCAGCAAAAGG ACAAGAAGATCTATAGAGAAACTTTTGGAGTGGGAGAACAGCAGACTTTACCATAAG TTGTGTTTGCACTGGAAGCTAAGTAGGAGGAAGTGTGAAACCAACAACATGATGGAATAT CCTTGTTTACAAatccagcagacacacacttgtTTTTGGAGTGAACCCACTGAGTCTTGGCCTGAATGA
- the chic2 gene encoding cysteine-rich hydrophobic domain-containing protein 2 isoform X2, which produces MMEDFDEIYEEEEEEEEDEDRAAEEQLLKYAPDPVVVRGSGHVTVFGLSNKFESEFPSALTGKVAPEEFKASINRVNSCLRKTLPVNVRWLLCGCLCCCCTLGFSLWPVICLSKRTRRSIEKLLEWENSRLYHKLCLHWKLSRRKCETNNMMEYVILIEFLPKIPIFRPD; this is translated from the exons ATGATGGAGGACTTTGATGAGATctacgaagaggaggaggaggaagaagaggacgaggacagGGCCGCggaggaacagctcctcaaataCGCACCGGACCCGGTGGTGGTGCGAGGGTCCGGTCATGTCACTGT GTTTGGTCTTAGTAACAAGTTTGAGTCAGAATTCCCTTCAGCTCTTACGGGAAAG GTCGCACCAGAGGAGTTCAAAGCCAGTATAAATCGTGTAAACAGCTGTCTGAGGAAGACTCTGCCAGTGAATGTGCGGTGGCTCCTTTGTGGCTGCCTGTGCTGCTGTTGCACATTGGGCTTCAGTTTGTGGCCTGTCATCTGCCTCAGCAAAAGG ACAAGAAGATCTATAGAGAAACTTTTGGAGTGGGAGAACAGCAGACTTTACCATAAG TTGTGTTTGCACTGGAAGCTAAGTAGGAGGAAGTGTGAAACCAACAACATGATGGAATAT GTAATCCTAATAGAGTTCCTACCTAAGATCCCCATCTTCAGACCGGACTAG